The sequence AGAATTCGGGAGAGAGCTCCGTCGCATTGGGGACCGATACTTGATGCGACTCGATAATTCCGCCTTCGGTACCCGAATCGCTCGCGAAAACGCTTACCGGTCCCAGTTCCACAAACTTGCCCGACTGCAAATTCCCCGCCGCATCGATGGCTTGGCCCGCGTAGACCGCTCCTCCGAGCCGCTCCTTGATGCGGTCGATTCCGAGCTGTACCGCATCCACCTGGGAAGCGAACTTATCCTTCTCGGAAACGTCCGCAGACTCTAGGGACTCACGGATCGACTCCATCCGCGCTTCGTGGACCTGCTGCTCCGCAGCGGTCATCTGTGTCTGCAGTTCTTGCAAGAACTGACTCATGAGACCGCCAAGGTATTCGTTTTCATCCTGGATCGCTTGAACGCGACCTTCCAAAGCTTCCAAACCGATAGTGCGAGTGTCCTGCGCCCGCTGGGCCCGCTCAAGCGTCGCACCCAATCCGCGCGTCTGCAGCTTCAGTTCGTTGATCCGACGCGAGAGCGGAACGCTTTCTTCGCGGATCTCCTTGCGGACCTCGCTGAGTCGAGCCAGCGAGGCTTCGAGATCCTTGCGAGCACCGTCATTTACGGACTGCAAATCCGATTGAGCGAGAGCTCCAACTGAAAGCAAAGACGCAACGGCGAACGTTGCCCATTTCTTGTAAGTCTTCATTATCGTACGGTAGTTATTTTATTACTACAGGAAGCTTAACGAACTCTGCTTGCTTCCCCTTTTCATACATGGAAATCATGCTGAGGATGGAGGGCCCGTACTCCGGAGCCTCTTGCCACTTCCAACCTTCTTGCGTCGGATATCCGTATCCCGCCTTCTCGCCGCTGGCGTCCGAATAGTACGCAATCGAAAAACCAAAGTACAAAGTGTTCACCTGCTTGCTGGGACCATCCGCAAACTCGCGAGTCTCCGTTTCCAAGCTGATGACGTTGTCGAACTTGTTCGCTTGGCTGAGAATCCCTACGACATTTCTGAGACGCACCGATAGCGAGAGCTGAGAGGGTTTTCCCTTCTCCGGAATCTGGCGAATCAAAGGCTTGATGCTGTCGACGTAGTTGGCGGGTAAATACGGAATCAACTCCCGAATCCCATCTTCCAACGATTCCAGGTTTTCGCGAACAACGGCTGAAGCCTCTTCCAGAGACTCTTTGCGAGCTGCAATCTCTTCGCGACGCTTGTCAGCCTCAGTCGCAGACTCCTTTGCCTTTTCGATCTTCTCCGAGAGGCCTTCCTTTTCGGACTCGAGCATGCGAGCTAGGTCTTCGAGAACGGCCTTGTCCGCCTTCCAATCGTTGAGCTCCTTGGAAATGAGACTCTCCGTTTCCGCCCATTGGGTAACAGTAGCCTTCGCCTCTTCGTAGAGTGCGTTCTCAGGCGCCGCTCCAGCCGACAAAGTGCTCACCGACACACCTATGATTGCTGCAAATTTAATGTGTTTCATATTTTGAATACAAATAGTTCGCAACGCTACTGACACATTCGAATTCACCAGCCCGTTGGAAGCGC comes from Pelagicoccus enzymogenes and encodes:
- a CDS encoding DUF3450 family protein translates to MKHIKFAAIIGVSVSTLSAGAAPENALYEEAKATVTQWAETESLISKELNDWKADKAVLEDLARMLESEKEGLSEKIEKAKESATEADKRREEIAARKESLEEASAVVRENLESLEDGIRELIPYLPANYVDSIKPLIRQIPEKGKPSQLSLSVRLRNVVGILSQANKFDNVISLETETREFADGPSKQVNTLYFGFSIAYYSDASGEKAGYGYPTQEGWKWQEAPEYGPSILSMISMYEKGKQAEFVKLPVVIK